A stretch of the Chanos chanos chromosome 1, fChaCha1.1, whole genome shotgun sequence genome encodes the following:
- the dnajb9b gene encoding dnaJ homolog subfamily B member 9, with product MATAQSMFIAAVCILLISELVLAEKDYYEILGVSKEASERQIKKAFHKLARKYHPDKNKSPDAEARFREIAEAYETLSDEKRRQEYDESRRNPFSTAGHGDRHFHQSSFTFNFDDLFRDFEIFDKRPHSQFGGHYESHFETQQESQSWQRSHFQSSFRGGMFDDMFEDMERMFSFGQHPTGAEGRFHGSGRQACRTVTQRRGNIVSTYRDCS from the exons ATGGCAACTGCACAATCCATGTTCATTGCAGCTGTATGCATTCTTTTAATTAGCGAGCTCGTCCTCGCTGAAAAAGACTATTACGAGATTCTGGGTGTTTCGAAAGAAGCCTCCGAGCGTCAGATCAAAAAGGCTTTCCACAAATTAGCCAGGAAGTATCATCCAGACAAGAACAAGAGCCCAGATGCAGAGGCAAGATTCAGGGAAATTGCTGAGG CCTATGAAACATTGTCAGATGAGAAGAGGAGGCAGGAGTATGATGAGTCCAGGAGAAATCCATTCTCCACTGCAGGCCACGGAGACAGGCACTTTCATCAGTCATCATTTACTTTCAACTTTGATGATCTTTTTAGAGACTTTGAGATCTTTGACAAGAGACCACATTCCCAATTTGGGGGACATTATGAAAGTCATTTTGAGACCCAGCAGGAGTCACAAAGTTGGCAAAGGAGCCATTTCCAAAGTTCGTTTAGAGGAGGTATGTTTGATGACATGTTTGAAGATATGGAGAGAATGTTCTCATTTGGCCAACATCCTACTGGGGCTGAGGGCAGGTTTCATGGCTCAGGAAGACAGGCCTGCCGAACTGTGACGCAGCGCAGAGGAAACATCGTGTCTACATACAGAGACTGCTCCTGA
- the LOC115817476 gene encoding transcription factor Spi-C-like: MDFDGLKRMEGSLDSDINQDFQDAIDVIQRHSNILYYDTENKYYETLESQQPPLAHSIACFQFTTLPEGSGPTYEWSDASPWNHSTPDVSTGPLICAEPPPFYPSLSQRSGKGRKKLRLYEYLYEALHDANMVDSIQWTDSSSGVFHFISKNKEKLAECWGQRKGNRKTMTYQKMARALRNYSRTGEIVKVRRKLTYQFNPAILQRLGGGPTVGLGSRPSAREPMQQSGSPYTSMPTTPAYYGAAAPNEWHSWYGQCSYQGEYDLTTVLTASESPKTCIPTQ, from the exons atGGACTTTGATGGATTGAAGAGGATGGAG GGCTCTTTGGACAGTGACATCAACCAAGATTTTCAGGATGCCATTGATGTGATCCAGCGACACTCTAACATACTGTATTATGATACAG AGAACAAATATTATGAGACTCTGGAAAGCCAGCAGCCGCCCCTGGCCCACAGCATTGCCTGTTTCCAATTCACAACCCTCCCTGAAGGATCTGGACCCACTTACGAATGGAGTGATGCATCT CCATGGAACCACTCTACGCCAGACGTTTCTACAGGTCCTCTTATTTGTGCCGAGCCACCACCGTTTTACCCATCCTTATCACAGCGGAGCGGAAAAG GCAGGAAGAAGCTACGACTCTATGAGTACTTATACGAGGCTCTGCATGATGCTAACATGGTGGACTCCATCCAGtggacagacagcagcagcGGTGTCTTCCACTTCAtttccaaaaataaagagaaactgGCCGAATGCTGGGGTCAGCGCAAGGGCAACCGAAAAACCATGACCTACCAGAAAATGGCACGGGCCCTGCGCAACTACAGTCGGACAGGCGAGATCGTCAAGGTGCGCCGTAAACTCACCTATCAGTTCAACCCGGCAATACTGCAGAGGCTGGGTGGCGGTCCCACAGTGGGGCTCGGATCCCGCCCCTCAGCCAGGGAGCCAATGCAGCAGTCAGGCAGCCCATACACCAGCATGCCCACTACACCAGCCTATTATGGTGCCGCTGCGCCCAATGAATGGCACAGCTGGTATGGACAGTGCTCTTATCAAGGGGAGTATGACCTCACAACTGTTCTCACAGCAAGTGAAAGCCCCAAGACCTGTATTCCAACACAGTGA